The proteins below come from a single Natranaerofaba carboxydovora genomic window:
- the tnpA gene encoding IS66 family insertion sequence element accessory protein TnpA: MAKTNEQLRAEWKERVSAFRASGQTAKDWAKANGVKLNRLRYWCRKYKEDAPSKETKWSPVEVDYSDESNITVKVGKASIEVKPGYDKSLLKDLVNTLSGLC, from the coding sequence ATGGCAAAAACAAATGAACAGTTAAGAGCTGAGTGGAAAGAGAGAGTCTCAGCATTTCGGGCCAGCGGCCAAACAGCAAAAGATTGGGCCAAGGCTAATGGTGTTAAACTCAATCGATTACGCTACTGGTGTAGAAAATACAAAGAAGATGCTCCTTCCAAAGAAACTAAATGGTCACCAGTAGAAGTAGACTATTCAGATGAAAGTAATATTACAGTAAAAGTAGGTAAAGCCTCAATAGAAGTAAAACCTGGCTATGATAAAAGTCTTTTAAAAGACTTAGTTAATACATTGTCTGGACTATGTTAA
- the tnpC gene encoding IS66 family transposase — MENKSETINQLKNRCDQLERQNADLKEQNDWLKEQFRLKQKKQFGSSSEATPPDQLQFFNEAEKESDSNSKEPELEEITYKRRKSKGHREDQLDGLPEETIEHRLSPEEQVCSCCGDELHEMSTEERKELKIIPAKASVVKHVRYVYACRRCDKEGTENSIITASMPNPVLPGSVASSSAVAHIMNQKYVDALPLYRQEQQLSRLGIKLSRQTMANWMIECSNRWLTPLYNRLHELLVEKDILHADESNLQVLREDGRSAKNKSFLWLYRTGREDEPIILYDYRTTRASKHPRKFLADFEGFLQVDGYSGYNDLSDISLVGCLAHARRKFDEALKALPKDQQNAQVSAKKGLEFCNQLFAIEHDLRDKTPEERHKIRHERSLPVLEEFYAWLKEQKPKVLPKSAFGKAINYCLNQWPKLVKFLEDGRLELDNNRAERSIKPFVVGRKNWLFANTPKGAKASATIYSIVETAKENGLKPFEYLKFLFENLPNIDLQDQEAIDELLPWSDAIPSECKIQK, encoded by the coding sequence ATGGAAAATAAATCAGAAACCATTAACCAATTAAAAAATAGATGTGACCAACTGGAACGCCAAAATGCTGATTTAAAAGAACAAAACGACTGGCTAAAGGAACAGTTTCGTCTTAAGCAAAAAAAGCAGTTTGGAAGTTCTAGTGAAGCCACCCCTCCAGATCAGCTGCAGTTCTTTAACGAAGCTGAAAAAGAATCTGATTCTAATTCTAAAGAACCCGAACTGGAGGAAATTACATACAAGCGCCGTAAAAGTAAAGGGCACCGTGAAGACCAGCTTGACGGTTTGCCTGAAGAGACTATCGAGCACCGCCTTTCCCCCGAGGAGCAGGTGTGTTCCTGCTGTGGTGACGAGCTTCATGAAATGAGTACAGAAGAGAGAAAAGAACTAAAGATCATTCCTGCTAAGGCAAGCGTAGTTAAACATGTACGCTATGTTTATGCTTGTCGCCGCTGTGATAAGGAAGGCACTGAGAACTCCATAATTACAGCTTCCATGCCTAACCCGGTTTTACCCGGCAGTGTAGCATCCTCTTCTGCCGTAGCTCATATCATGAACCAAAAATACGTAGATGCTCTGCCCCTTTATCGTCAGGAACAACAGTTATCTCGTTTGGGTATAAAACTGTCAAGACAGACTATGGCTAACTGGATGATAGAATGCTCAAATCGCTGGCTCACTCCTTTATACAATAGATTACATGAACTATTAGTTGAAAAAGACATTTTGCATGCTGATGAGAGCAATCTTCAGGTACTTCGTGAAGATGGTAGGTCTGCAAAGAATAAATCATTTCTTTGGCTTTACCGTACCGGACGAGAAGATGAACCAATAATACTTTATGACTACAGAACCACCAGGGCAAGTAAGCACCCCCGAAAGTTCTTGGCTGATTTTGAAGGATTCTTACAGGTTGATGGCTACTCAGGGTACAATGATTTATCTGATATCAGCCTTGTTGGGTGTTTAGCTCACGCTAGGCGTAAATTTGATGAAGCATTAAAAGCGCTCCCAAAAGACCAACAAAATGCTCAAGTAAGTGCTAAGAAAGGACTGGAGTTTTGCAACCAACTCTTTGCCATAGAACATGACCTTCGGGATAAAACGCCCGAAGAGCGTCACAAAATTCGGCACGAGCGTAGTTTGCCGGTATTAGAAGAGTTCTACGCATGGCTTAAAGAACAAAAACCTAAAGTTCTTCCTAAAAGTGCCTTTGGTAAGGCTATCAACTACTGTTTAAATCAGTGGCCTAAACTTGTGAAGTTTTTAGAAGATGGTCGCTTAGAGTTAGATAACAACAGAGCTGAGCGTTCCATCAAGCCTTTTGTAGTGGGTCGAAAAAACTGGTTGTTTGCCAATACTCCTAAGGGTGCTAAGGCCAGTGCTACAATTTACAGTATTGTAGAAACAGCCAAAGAAAACGGTTTGAAACCATTTGAATACCTCAAATTCCTGTTTGAAAACCTTCCTAATATTGATCTTCAAGACCAAGAAGCTATTGATGAGTTACTACCATGGTCTGATGCTATCCCTTCAGAGTGTAAAATCCAAAAGTAA
- the ltrA gene encoding group II intron reverse transcriptase/maturase, translating into MKTKLDRIAEIAKKEPKEKFTSLAHLINEEMLIQCHNEISGNKATGIDKVTKAKYGEELKSNVKALVTKLKSKSYRPQPAKRVNIPKPGTNKTRPLGVLAYEDKLLQRGIAKILNSIYEQDFLDFSYGFRPNRNCHGALKHLNIILEHRKTNYVVDADIEGFFDNVGHEWIMEFIAHRISDPSLKQLIKRTLKAGYMEHEIMHKTEEGTTQGGLISPILANLYLHYALDVWFEKAVKPKCKGQAYMVRYADDFVCCFQYKNDANKFYGALQKRLNKFNLSVSTEKTKIITFGRFAEEKCGREGRKKPETFDFLGFTHYCSKSQRGKFRVKRRTSRKKYKTALLNMKEWIRNNRTTPTPKLMKELNAKLRGHYQFYGITDNSRISNFNNDTKLLLFKWLNRRSQKSSFDWDKFNLFLTKHEVLKPKVYVNIYDTEDIIGNVT; encoded by the coding sequence ATGAAAACGAAACTGGATAGGATAGCGGAAATTGCCAAGAAAGAACCCAAAGAAAAGTTTACATCGCTGGCACATCTGATCAATGAAGAAATGTTAATCCAATGCCACAATGAAATAAGTGGAAATAAAGCAACTGGAATTGACAAAGTGACTAAAGCTAAGTATGGAGAAGAACTTAAAAGCAATGTTAAAGCGTTAGTAACAAAACTCAAAAGCAAATCATACCGTCCACAGCCGGCTAAAAGAGTCAACATACCTAAACCCGGGACTAATAAAACACGACCACTGGGTGTACTTGCCTATGAAGACAAACTACTACAACGAGGGATTGCAAAGATATTAAATTCAATCTATGAACAAGACTTTCTTGACTTTTCCTATGGTTTTAGACCTAACAGAAACTGTCATGGTGCGTTAAAACACCTAAACATCATCCTCGAACATAGGAAAACCAACTATGTAGTAGATGCAGATATTGAAGGATTTTTCGACAATGTAGGCCATGAGTGGATAATGGAGTTTATAGCCCATCGAATATCTGACCCTAGTTTAAAACAGTTGATAAAAAGGACCCTCAAAGCCGGGTATATGGAACATGAAATTATGCACAAAACAGAGGAAGGAACTACTCAGGGGGGACTAATATCACCAATACTAGCTAACTTATATCTACATTACGCTTTAGATGTCTGGTTTGAAAAAGCAGTAAAACCGAAATGTAAAGGGCAAGCCTACATGGTTCGGTATGCCGATGATTTTGTGTGCTGCTTTCAGTACAAAAATGATGCTAACAAATTCTACGGAGCTTTGCAAAAAAGACTTAATAAATTCAATCTAAGTGTATCTACTGAAAAAACCAAGATAATAACTTTTGGTAGATTTGCAGAAGAAAAATGTGGCAGGGAAGGTAGAAAGAAACCAGAAACATTCGACTTTTTAGGTTTTACTCACTATTGCAGCAAAAGCCAGCGAGGGAAATTCCGAGTAAAAAGAAGGACAAGCCGTAAGAAGTACAAAACAGCCCTATTAAACATGAAGGAATGGATCAGAAACAACAGGACGACACCAACGCCCAAGCTGATGAAAGAACTAAATGCCAAACTACGTGGACATTACCAGTTTTATGGTATTACAGACAACTCAAGGATAAGCAATTTCAACAATGATACTAAACTTCTTTTGTTTAAGTGGCTGAATAGAAGAAGCCAAAAATCAAGTTTTGACTGGGATAAATTTAACTTATTCTTGACGAAGCACGAAGTTCTTAAACCTAAAGTATATGTAAATATATATGATACGGAAGATATAATTGGCAATGTAACGTGA
- a CDS encoding TetR/AcrR family transcriptional regulator yields the protein MVPKGFEPEEKKRIKEELKESARQQFCDKGIKGTTISELTKQVGIAGGSFYSLYDCKEELFFEIIEDEEDKIKKELISSEVLEGKITQEKLKKFLFKAYEIVETNPIIKRLFFHDEYQLLLRKLPQEKVNEHIRDDMTAFLPLINTWREEGALRDEPTEVIGGLLRALFLISLHKKEIGEDIYDDVIRLLIELISEGLIVTRGDEGDKG from the coding sequence ATGGTGCCGAAAGGTTTTGAACCAGAGGAGAAAAAAAGGATTAAGGAGGAACTAAAAGAATCAGCCAGGCAGCAATTTTGTGATAAAGGCATAAAAGGAACAACTATAAGTGAACTTACAAAGCAGGTGGGAATCGCTGGGGGATCTTTTTACAGTTTATATGACTGTAAAGAGGAACTTTTCTTTGAAATCATTGAGGATGAAGAAGACAAGATTAAAAAAGAGTTAATATCTAGTGAAGTATTAGAAGGGAAAATAACTCAGGAGAAGTTAAAGAAATTTCTTTTTAAAGCTTATGAGATCGTGGAAACAAACCCTATTATTAAAAGGCTGTTTTTCCATGATGAATATCAGTTACTTCTTAGAAAACTCCCCCAAGAGAAAGTAAATGAGCATATTAGAGATGATATGACAGCATTCTTACCATTAATTAATACATGGAGAGAAGAAGGAGCATTGAGAGATGAGCCTACAGAGGTGATTGGTGGCCTTTTAAGAGCTTTATTCTTAATTAGCCTTCACAAAAAAGAAATAGGCGAAGATATATATGATGATGTTATTAGGCTTCTTATTGAACTCATTTCGGAGGGGCTGATTGTGACTAGGGGGGATGAAGGTGATAAAGGTTAG
- a CDS encoding chemotaxis protein CheA, whose protein sequence is MSDNFNSPMLEMYTFEADQMVEKMEKVIMDSEREENYSREAIDEIFRAMHTIKGSSATMFFNDLATLAHSMEDLFYFLREGEVQSLDCSALTDLVLEGVDFIKVELQKIKNGDEPDGDASAIIDSNQEFLTQLKVDNSIGEEIKKPETEEKVQYYIPPEKTADSKLEKSLFKSTIFLQDDCDMENVRCFTIVRDLTELAEEIFHTPEDLVEDTECVRYIRDNGFTILLKTAESYETIDSFFENESYIKNYELIELKNEEEFDLFRQPRQVELKDNAIKTPQSRATTAEKCVEVEKTNTTQSIISVNVDKLDMLMDTVGELVIAEAMVTQNPEIVNLELENFQKASRQLHKITTELQDMVMSIRMVPLSTTFHKMHRIVRDITKKQNKEVELKIRGEETEVDKNIIEHISDPLMHLVRNSIDHGIESSEEREKKNKEKVGNITIEAKNSGSDVLIIIKDDGKGLDKEKILQKAFEKGLIENRDKEMTDKEIYNMILIPGFSTKDDISEFSGRGVGMDVVNKNLEVVGGSVGVDSEVDVGTSITLKIPLTLAIIDGMNLKVGNSRFTIPLVNIKESFRPKEKDCLKDPDDNEMVMVRGECYPILRLHEYFNSDPETEDFASGILVMVEHDEKKLCLFADGLLGQQQVVVKALPTYIKNIKNIKGLAGCTLLGDGSISLILDVGGLSKVN, encoded by the coding sequence ATGTCAGATAACTTCAATTCTCCAATGTTAGAGATGTATACTTTCGAAGCTGACCAAATGGTAGAAAAGATGGAAAAAGTTATCATGGATAGCGAGAGAGAAGAAAACTATTCTAGAGAGGCAATAGACGAAATTTTTCGGGCAATGCACACTATAAAAGGTTCATCAGCTACTATGTTTTTTAATGATTTAGCTACACTTGCTCATTCAATGGAAGATCTTTTTTACTTTCTGCGTGAAGGGGAAGTACAATCTTTGGATTGTTCTGCTTTGACTGATCTAGTACTAGAAGGTGTAGATTTTATTAAAGTAGAGTTACAAAAAATCAAAAATGGTGATGAACCAGATGGAGATGCAAGTGCAATTATTGATAGTAACCAAGAATTTTTAACACAACTCAAAGTTGATAACTCTATTGGTGAAGAGATTAAAAAGCCTGAAACAGAAGAGAAAGTTCAATACTATATTCCACCTGAAAAAACTGCAGATAGTAAATTAGAAAAAAGTCTTTTTAAATCTACAATATTTCTTCAAGATGATTGCGATATGGAAAATGTTCGTTGCTTCACAATAGTAAGAGATTTGACAGAGTTAGCTGAAGAAATATTCCATACACCAGAAGACTTAGTAGAAGATACGGAATGTGTACGATATATACGAGATAATGGTTTTACAATCTTACTAAAAACTGCTGAAAGCTATGAAACAATAGATAGCTTTTTTGAAAATGAGTCATATATTAAAAACTATGAATTGATTGAACTAAAAAACGAAGAAGAGTTTGATTTGTTTAGGCAGCCACGGCAAGTAGAATTAAAAGATAATGCGATAAAAACCCCACAGAGTAGAGCTACTACTGCTGAGAAGTGTGTTGAGGTCGAAAAAACTAATACTACGCAGAGCATTATTAGTGTAAATGTTGATAAGTTAGACATGCTAATGGATACTGTTGGAGAGCTTGTTATAGCTGAAGCCATGGTTACACAAAATCCAGAAATTGTGAACTTAGAACTGGAAAATTTCCAAAAAGCATCAAGGCAGCTTCACAAAATTACGACTGAACTTCAAGATATGGTTATGTCTATTAGAATGGTGCCCTTGTCTACTACTTTTCATAAAATGCATCGGATTGTGAGAGACATAACGAAAAAGCAAAACAAAGAAGTAGAGCTAAAAATTAGAGGTGAAGAAACTGAAGTAGATAAAAACATTATCGAACATATATCCGACCCCTTGATGCATTTGGTTAGAAATTCTATTGATCATGGAATCGAGTCAAGTGAGGAAAGAGAGAAAAAAAACAAGGAAAAAGTAGGAAACATTACTATTGAAGCAAAAAACTCAGGTAGTGATGTTTTGATCATAATCAAAGATGATGGGAAAGGACTAGACAAAGAAAAAATCCTGCAAAAAGCATTTGAAAAGGGCCTAATAGAGAATCGAGACAAGGAAATGACAGATAAAGAGATCTACAACATGATACTAATACCTGGATTTTCCACAAAAGATGATATTTCTGAATTTTCCGGCAGAGGTGTGGGGATGGATGTTGTGAACAAAAATCTAGAGGTTGTGGGTGGCTCTGTAGGAGTAGACAGCGAAGTAGATGTCGGTACAAGTATAACCCTCAAGATTCCATTGACTCTTGCTATTATTGATGGTATGAACCTAAAGGTAGGCAACTCAAGGTTTACTATACCATTGGTTAATATTAAAGAATCCTTTAGGCCAAAAGAAAAAGATTGTTTAAAAGATCCAGATGATAACGAAATGGTCATGGTACGGGGAGAATGTTATCCAATTCTAAGACTTCATGAGTATTTTAATAGCGATCCAGAGACGGAAGATTTTGCAAGTGGGATACTGGTTATGGTAGAGCATGACGAAAAGAAGCTTTGCTTATTTGCGGACGGGCTATTAGGGCAGCAGCAGGTTGTAGTTAAGGCTTTGCCGACTTACATCAAAAATATTAAAAACATCAAAGGTTTGGCCGGATGTACACTACTTGGTGACGGGAGCATTAGTTTGATTTTGGATGTAGGGGGATTAAGTAAAGTTAACTAA
- a CDS encoding ABC transporter ATP-binding protein, which produces MKVIKVSNLSFTYPTGDKKTIKDISFNIPKGEVFGFLGPSGAGKSTVQKILIGILKGYEGSVNVMGEEIKVVGSDFYEEVGISFEHPNLYPKLTAKENLDFFGSLYKDSTSNVEELLEMVGLENFADKRTGDFSKGMKNRLSFCRAFLNKPKLLFLDEPTSGLDPENARKIKNIILSCKAEGKTVFLTTHDMKVAEDICDMVGFIVDGEIVLIDSPRRLKLARGKKIVRVEYREECGEGIKVKDFSLKEIANSQEFYELNKKKDVETIHTLEPSLDDIFIEVTGRSLK; this is translated from the coding sequence ATGAAGGTGATAAAGGTTAGTAATCTTAGCTTTACCTATCCTACAGGCGATAAAAAGACCATCAAAGATATAAGTTTTAATATCCCCAAGGGTGAGGTGTTTGGCTTTCTTGGTCCTTCCGGAGCAGGAAAGAGTACAGTACAAAAGATCCTTATAGGAATTTTAAAGGGTTATGAGGGTTCAGTTAATGTTATGGGGGAGGAGATTAAGGTAGTTGGATCAGATTTTTATGAGGAGGTTGGGATATCTTTTGAGCATCCAAACCTTTATCCTAAGTTAACTGCAAAGGAAAATTTGGATTTTTTTGGCTCCTTGTATAAGGACAGTACGAGCAATGTGGAGGAGTTACTTGAAATGGTGGGGCTAGAAAATTTTGCCGATAAAAGAACAGGAGACTTTTCAAAAGGGATGAAAAACAGGCTTAGTTTTTGTAGGGCTTTTTTGAATAAACCAAAGCTTTTGTTCTTGGATGAGCCGACTTCTGGTCTTGATCCCGAGAACGCCCGCAAAATTAAAAATATTATACTATCCTGTAAGGCTGAAGGTAAGACTGTTTTTTTGACCACCCATGATATGAAGGTTGCAGAAGATATTTGCGATATGGTGGGTTTTATTGTTGATGGGGAGATTGTATTGATAGATTCTCCAAGGAGGCTGAAACTAGCCAGAGGCAAAAAGATTGTAAGGGTAGAATATAGAGAGGAATGTGGTGAAGGCATTAAGGTCAAAGACTTTTCCCTTAAGGAGATTGCTAATAGTCAAGAGTTTTATGAGCTAAATAAAAAAAAGGATGTAGAAACCATCCATACCCTTGAACCAAGCTTAGATGATATATTTATTGAGGTTACTGGAAGGAGTCTAAAATGA
- the tnpB gene encoding IS66 family insertion sequence element accessory protein TnpB (TnpB, as the term is used for proteins encoded by IS66 family insertion elements, is considered an accessory protein, since TnpC, encoded by a neighboring gene, is a DDE family transposase.), with the protein MLNEAAIERVYLARGKTDLRKSIDGLAVIVKESFDLDPFSPCLFVFCNRKKDKLKILHWSNNGFWLYYKRLEEGKFKWPDEGSPVPMKITYRQLRWLLDGLSLDQGDAHKEVKARTIL; encoded by the coding sequence ATGTTAAATGAAGCTGCCATAGAACGAGTTTACCTGGCAAGGGGCAAAACGGATCTTAGAAAATCAATTGATGGCTTAGCAGTAATTGTAAAAGAATCCTTTGATTTAGATCCCTTCTCTCCCTGCCTTTTTGTCTTTTGCAACAGGAAAAAAGATAAATTAAAAATACTCCACTGGTCAAACAACGGTTTTTGGCTATATTATAAGCGTTTAGAAGAAGGCAAGTTTAAATGGCCAGATGAAGGTTCTCCTGTTCCTATGAAAATAACCTACCGCCAGCTACGCTGGCTGTTGGATGGCCTCTCCCTTGATCAGGGTGATGCCCATAAAGAAGTAAAGGCAAGAACAATATTATAA
- a CDS encoding ABC transporter permease translates to MIQLNLLKNDIRFQFRHGFYYAYLVITIFYIGILRFIPLDFKEYIATLIIFSDPSALGGFFIGGIILLEKNQRIFDGLFSAPVRIQDYLFAKVFSLAIISLLTSFIVVFASGLKVNILLLFIGVIMSAVFFTLIGLSLAVIVKNLNQYILLSPLYTFFFVLPILDYLEIYYHPVFMLLPANASLILIEGAFWGISLGSFIYSVVNLGVWIMVAYVLSRVWFYKYIILNLGGGGR, encoded by the coding sequence ATGATACAACTTAACCTACTGAAAAATGACATTAGATTTCAGTTTAGACATGGGTTTTATTATGCTTATCTGGTGATTACTATTTTTTATATTGGGATACTAAGGTTTATTCCTTTAGACTTTAAAGAGTATATAGCTACCCTGATTATATTCTCTGATCCTAGCGCTTTAGGCGGTTTTTTTATCGGGGGGATTATACTCCTTGAGAAAAACCAGAGGATATTTGACGGCCTTTTTAGTGCTCCAGTAAGGATACAAGATTATTTATTTGCTAAAGTATTTTCTCTAGCTATAATTTCCCTTTTAACCAGCTTTATTGTAGTATTTGCATCTGGATTAAAAGTAAATATATTACTACTTTTTATTGGGGTTATTATGAGTGCAGTTTTCTTTACTTTAATTGGGCTCAGCCTTGCAGTTATTGTAAAGAATTTAAATCAATATATTCTACTTTCACCTCTTTATACATTCTTTTTTGTACTTCCAATTTTGGATTATCTTGAAATATACTACCACCCTGTATTTATGTTATTACCTGCGAATGCATCTCTTATCTTGATTGAAGGTGCTTTTTGGGGCATTAGCCTTGGGTCATTTATATACAGTGTTGTCAATTTAGGTGTCTGGATTATGGTGGCCTATGTACTATCGAGAGTGTGGTTTTATAAATATATAATATTAAATCTCGGGGGTGGGGGAAGGTGA
- a CDS encoding chemotaxis protein CheW has product MAKTTEEKTQEKFELEEDTQKGKYLTFVLGKETYGIGIEFVTEIIRLQPITEVPELPGYIMGIINLRGKIIPVMDVRLRFNKEFREYNERTCVVVIDVSDTSIGLIVDGVSEVLSIPDSEIVDPPEVKKYGNKFIKSIGKVKDEVKLLLDCNRLISEDVMEELEALTT; this is encoded by the coding sequence ATGGCAAAGACTACAGAAGAAAAAACGCAAGAAAAGTTTGAACTAGAAGAAGATACGCAAAAAGGAAAATACTTAACTTTTGTCTTAGGCAAAGAAACTTACGGTATTGGGATAGAGTTTGTAACAGAGATAATTCGGCTGCAACCGATTACCGAAGTGCCTGAGCTGCCAGGTTATATAATGGGGATCATAAATCTAAGGGGAAAGATAATTCCTGTGATGGACGTAAGGTTGAGATTTAATAAAGAGTTTAGAGAATACAATGAAAGAACATGTGTCGTTGTTATAGATGTTAGTGATACTTCAATTGGTTTGATCGTAGATGGAGTATCAGAAGTTCTCTCGATACCAGATTCAGAAATAGTTGATCCACCAGAAGTTAAAAAGTATGGGAATAAGTTTATAAAGTCTATTGGAAAAGTAAAAGACGAAGTTAAGCTTTTACTAGATTGTAACAGACTAATATCAGAAGATGTAATGGAGGAGCTTGAAGCTTTGACAACATGA
- a CDS encoding RNA polymerase sigma factor, translating into MDKLTKQKITAGDKQAFQNLYEKHIDSALRTAMAITRNENIAKDAVQETFIRVYKNLDSFDTDKKFTPWFFKILTNECNRLLKKESKILKLNTPLDGKEFKTASAAEEDYDELYEAIQSLKDSCRLPIILKYLQGFSEKEIAQILSLNQNTVKSRLLKGRQVLKEKLNENELEGGPQYGC; encoded by the coding sequence ATGGACAAATTAACAAAACAAAAGATAACTGCAGGTGATAAACAAGCTTTTCAAAACTTGTATGAAAAACATATAGATAGTGCATTGCGGACAGCTATGGCAATTACTAGAAACGAAAACATAGCAAAAGATGCCGTGCAAGAAACTTTTATCCGGGTGTACAAAAATCTAGATAGTTTTGATACAGATAAAAAATTTACTCCCTGGTTTTTTAAGATTTTGACAAATGAATGTAACCGCCTTTTGAAAAAAGAGTCAAAAATACTTAAATTAAATACCCCATTAGATGGAAAAGAGTTCAAAACTGCTTCAGCTGCAGAAGAAGACTATGATGAATTGTACGAAGCAATTCAGTCTCTAAAAGACAGCTGCCGACTCCCAATAATACTGAAATACTTACAGGGGTTTAGTGAGAAAGAGATTGCCCAGATACTGTCGTTAAACCAAAACACCGTTAAATCCAGACTATTAAAAGGAAGACAGGTTTTGAAAGAAAAGTTAAATGAGAATGAACTTGAGGGAGGGCCACAGTATGGATGTTAA